Proteins from one Nitrososphaerales archaeon genomic window:
- a CDS encoding transposase — MFLYRSVKQRFEPGPALVEKMRTFQLMVNDCVRLGFDCEEPSYSAIKPLCYERTLAYPIEDSYRFSAMFEASNLIKKYRTESERHNTVRPYCRNLFISASVGVRVSGDWLELPGGLRVKLNQHTMAVLSKQGVEVNSVTATPQALGVIYRKEVTEVKLEGVVAFDINPENVTSFDTEGRTEVYDLAVITQIHERYRRIKSRFRRNDIRIKRDLFRKYSAIGHGKKGWVLHNVSSTIVYRAASLKQAVVMENLKGIRQMYRRESKSSAFYLSKMNSWPFAELQRQIEYKARWEGLPVVYVEPQGTSSTCSKCGGAMREPPAEHPILTCAACGLVIDRDLNAAKNILSRGLRSGHVGSADEVMVGRVSREEETASKVDADHPSNQDGRIRV; from the coding sequence TTGTTTCTTTACAGGTCGGTCAAGCAGCGTTTCGAACCTGGCCCAGCACTTGTCGAGAAGATGCGAACCTTCCAGCTTATGGTCAACGACTGCGTCAGGTTAGGTTTCGATTGCGAAGAGCCGTCCTACAGTGCGATCAAGCCTCTCTGCTACGAAAGGACGCTCGCCTATCCGATTGAAGACAGCTACCGCTTCTCTGCAATGTTTGAAGCATCGAATCTGATAAAGAAGTACAGGACGGAATCCGAACGTCACAACACGGTCAGACCATACTGCAGGAACCTCTTCATCTCTGCATCCGTAGGGGTTCGTGTCTCCGGCGACTGGCTCGAACTGCCCGGGGGCCTCAGGGTGAAACTGAACCAGCACACAATGGCCGTGCTTTCGAAGCAAGGTGTGGAGGTGAACTCTGTCACGGCAACGCCGCAGGCTCTCGGTGTCATCTACCGCAAAGAGGTCACAGAAGTGAAGTTGGAAGGAGTGGTCGCGTTCGACATTAACCCAGAGAACGTAACATCCTTCGACACCGAGGGTAGGACGGAAGTATACGACCTGGCTGTCATCACACAGATACATGAGCGATACAGGCGCATCAAGAGCCGGTTCAGGAGAAACGACATCAGGATCAAGCGGGACCTATTCAGAAAGTACTCGGCGATCGGGCATGGGAAGAAGGGATGGGTGCTACACAACGTGTCTTCCACGATTGTCTACCGAGCCGCATCCCTGAAGCAGGCGGTCGTGATGGAGAACCTGAAGGGGATACGCCAGATGTACCGCAGAGAGAGCAAGTCATCCGCCTTCTACCTATCTAAGATGAACTCGTGGCCGTTCGCAGAGCTCCAGCGACAGATAGAATACAAGGCCAGATGGGAAGGGCTTCCGGTAGTCTACGTCGAACCGCAGGGCACTTCCTCGACATGTTCCAAGTGCGGCGGTGCAATGAGGGAGCCTCCCGCGGAGCATCCGATCCTGACCTGCGCGGCCTGCGGATTGGTCATCGACAGGGACCTCAACGCAGCCAAAAACATCCTGTCACGAGGCCTGAGGTCCGGGCACGTAGGGTCCGCAGATGAAGTGATGGTAGGGCGCGTATCTCGAGAAGAAGAGACCGCGTCCAAAGTCGATGCGGACCATCCGTCCAATCAGGACGGAAGGATCAGAGTATAG
- a CDS encoding glycosyltransferase translates to MKTIALLWGPFGHRLDELSAAVGGKRISITLLYGPRYFAPIRYLALFIMTLILLLAESPDVVYAQNPPVFCPLTSLLYCRVAGKRLVVDHHSVWRVKTIGGPVGRAIGYLESVVARSADANTAPHGVWARELSAMGARSVLVVHDHVERNPYGRDERLRRGYAQTPLIAVASHGGHPLERMEAEISAASRFETLTLLVTGPANKLAGRLEKLPPNIRYLGMLPMDDYLRLKASCDFALNITDEPFTLSHVLFEYAASALPVVSNRQAVVEEVFGDSLAYVNSSDVTSVSAGIRLLAGDPAKLVTYRSGMARMFDKLAATRSREVAALKDLISTGRSAQAKAPA, encoded by the coding sequence TTGAAAACCATAGCTCTACTTTGGGGTCCGTTCGGGCATCGTCTAGACGAACTCTCGGCCGCCGTGGGCGGCAAGCGTATCAGCATCACCCTCCTGTACGGCCCCAGGTACTTCGCGCCCATACGCTATTTAGCACTCTTCATCATGACCCTCATCCTTCTGCTAGCGGAGAGCCCTGACGTCGTCTACGCCCAGAACCCTCCTGTCTTCTGCCCCCTGACCTCGCTTCTGTATTGCAGGGTGGCAGGAAAGCGCTTGGTCGTCGACCACCACTCCGTCTGGAGGGTCAAGACGATAGGCGGACCAGTCGGAAGGGCAATCGGCTACCTCGAATCGGTCGTCGCGAGGTCTGCAGATGCGAACACTGCGCCACACGGCGTGTGGGCCAGAGAGCTATCAGCGATGGGGGCAAGGAGTGTTCTCGTCGTCCACGACCACGTCGAGCGGAACCCGTACGGGCGCGACGAGAGACTCAGACGAGGATACGCCCAGACGCCGCTGATTGCGGTAGCCTCGCACGGCGGGCATCCGCTCGAACGGATGGAGGCAGAGATCTCGGCCGCCTCCCGGTTCGAGACGCTGACCCTGCTCGTGACGGGCCCTGCCAACAAGCTCGCCGGAAGGCTCGAGAAGCTTCCGCCCAACATCAGGTACCTCGGGATGCTCCCGATGGACGACTACCTGCGCCTGAAGGCCTCTTGCGACTTCGCTCTCAACATCACAGACGAGCCCTTCACCCTCTCACACGTGCTCTTCGAGTACGCGGCGAGCGCCCTCCCCGTTGTCTCTAACAGGCAGGCGGTAGTCGAGGAGGTATTCGGAGATTCGCTCGCCTACGTAAATTCCTCCGACGTGACTTCAGTTTCGGCGGGAATCAGGCTGCTCGCAGGCGACCCGGCCAAGCTGGTCACGTACAGGTCGGGCATGGCGCGCATGTTCGACAAGCTCGCAGCCACACGGTCGAGGGAGGTGGCGGCCCTGAAAGACCTTATATCGACTGGGCGTTCCGCCCAGGCGAAGGCGCCGGCTTGA
- a CDS encoding nucleotidyltransferase family protein, translating into MKAIILSGGQGLRMRPLTDDRPKPLVQINGRPIAEHQIDWLTKDGIVDGVIFACGYKWERLKEHFGSSYSGIKVEYSVEEETLGTGGAIKRALSLCVGEEECVVLNGDIVTDLPLRRIVDAHHSASEVPATMLVVPYRSRFGVVKIDKLRMVRGFDEKPAFPDVWINGGVYVLNPRKMLKYLPDKGDIERETFPKLVEHGELLSYPYYGDWLFLDSAKDLKALEETMRQPVSSSLAGEGNG; encoded by the coding sequence TTGAAAGCCATCATCCTGAGCGGCGGGCAGGGGCTTCGGATGCGCCCCCTGACTGACGACCGCCCGAAGCCGCTTGTCCAGATAAACGGCAGGCCAATCGCCGAACATCAGATCGACTGGCTGACGAAGGACGGAATCGTCGACGGTGTCATTTTCGCGTGCGGTTACAAGTGGGAGAGGCTCAAGGAGCACTTCGGCTCGAGCTACAGTGGGATTAAGGTCGAATACAGCGTGGAGGAAGAAACGCTAGGCACTGGTGGCGCGATCAAGAGAGCCCTCTCTTTGTGCGTCGGTGAAGAGGAGTGCGTAGTCCTCAACGGAGACATAGTTACAGATCTTCCCTTGAGGAGGATAGTCGACGCACACCACAGTGCATCGGAGGTGCCCGCGACGATGCTTGTGGTCCCTTACCGTTCCCGCTTCGGGGTAGTCAAGATAGACAAGTTGAGAATGGTTCGGGGTTTCGATGAGAAACCTGCTTTTCCCGATGTCTGGATCAATGGGGGTGTCTATGTGCTGAACCCGAGGAAGATGCTCAAGTACCTCCCTGACAAGGGGGACATAGAAAGGGAAACATTTCCAAAGCTGGTCGAGCATGGTGAGCTCCTCTCCTATCCGTACTACGGAGATTGGTTGTTCCTCGACTCTGCGAAGGACCTAAAGGCGCTTGAGGAAACGATGAGGCAGCCGGTTTCGAGCTCTCTCGCGGGCGAGGGGAACGGCTGA